One window from the genome of Pedococcus badiiscoriae encodes:
- a CDS encoding pyrophosphate--fructose-6-phosphate 1-phosphotransferase, whose protein sequence is MTVKTVAMLTAGGLAPCLSSAVGGLIERYSEVAPNVRILAYRNGYAGLLTGDSVEVTDDVRTTAHRLHGFGGSPIGNSRVKLTNVADCVERGLVQEGQDPLHVAAEQLTRDGVDVLHTIGGDDTNGTAADLAAYLHSHGYELTVVGLPKTIDNDVIPIRQSLGAWTAAEQGATFARNVIAEHSANPRMLIVHEVMGRNCGWLTAATALAYHQWVRGSEFSGWLDNAPGPWEVHGVFVPERPLDIASEAKRLSAVMDEHDCVNLFVSEGAGVSEIVESMEASGQEVPRDPFGHVQLDKVNPGAWFAKQFADQLGAEKVLVQKSGYFARSAAANDADLALIKDCTTYAVDAALRGESGVVGHDEERGDTLRAIEFDRIKGGKAFDHSVDWFTALLADLGQA, encoded by the coding sequence ATGACCGTCAAGACCGTCGCCATGCTCACCGCCGGAGGCCTCGCACCGTGCCTCTCGTCCGCTGTCGGCGGGCTCATCGAGCGGTACTCCGAGGTCGCGCCGAACGTGCGCATCCTGGCCTACCGCAACGGGTACGCCGGTCTGCTCACGGGTGACTCCGTGGAGGTCACCGACGACGTGCGGACCACCGCCCACCGGCTGCACGGCTTCGGTGGCAGCCCGATCGGCAACAGCCGGGTCAAGCTCACCAACGTGGCCGACTGCGTCGAGCGCGGCCTCGTCCAGGAGGGTCAGGACCCCCTGCACGTCGCCGCCGAGCAGCTCACCCGCGACGGGGTCGACGTGCTGCACACGATCGGCGGCGACGACACCAACGGCACGGCGGCCGACCTCGCGGCCTACCTGCACTCCCATGGCTACGAGCTGACGGTCGTCGGGCTCCCCAAGACCATCGACAACGACGTGATCCCGATCCGGCAGTCGCTCGGCGCCTGGACGGCCGCCGAGCAGGGCGCCACGTTCGCGCGCAACGTGATCGCCGAGCACTCCGCCAACCCGCGGATGCTCATCGTGCACGAGGTGATGGGTCGTAACTGCGGATGGCTTACTGCCGCAACAGCTCTCGCGTACCACCAGTGGGTGCGGGGGTCGGAGTTCAGTGGCTGGCTCGACAACGCACCCGGACCGTGGGAAGTGCACGGTGTCTTCGTCCCCGAGCGCCCGCTGGACATCGCCAGCGAGGCCAAGCGGCTGAGTGCGGTCATGGACGAGCACGACTGCGTCAACCTCTTCGTCTCCGAGGGTGCAGGCGTCTCCGAGATCGTCGAGTCGATGGAGGCGAGCGGCCAGGAGGTGCCACGCGATCCGTTCGGCCACGTGCAGCTCGACAAGGTCAACCCCGGGGCGTGGTTCGCCAAGCAGTTCGCCGACCAGCTCGGCGCCGAGAAGGTGCTGGTCCAGAAGAGCGGCTACTTCGCGCGGTCTGCGGCGGCCAACGACGCGGATCTCGCCCTCATCAAGGACTGCACGACGTATGCCGTCGATGCAGCCCTGCGTGGGGAGTCCGGGGTCGTGGGCCACGACGAGGAGCGCGGCGACACCCTGCGCGCCATCGAGTTCGACCGGATCAAGGGCGGCAAGGCGTTCGACCACTCCGTCGACTGGTTCACCGCCCTGCTTGCTGACCTCGGGCAGGCGTAG
- a CDS encoding NAD-dependent epimerase/dehydratase family protein: MRIAVTGATGMVGGQVSRAALAAGHEVRAVTRPDPQRRGATLLVGGQPVPAVTASLTDSEALTRALRGCEALVHCAAVYAFGASRAGEVEQVNAEGTRAVLEAAVAAGVSRVVVTTSSVTCGSSLLPRTRSERDHLGTEPAPPYYASKVAQEQVALETGQRLGIPVVLALPTVVLGGPFTRLAPSNAIVLRYLLDPTRSTFAGGCNVVDARDVGVGHVALLEHGVAGERYLLGGEDVSWRMLHTLVSDLAGLPGPFAEMPAGSAWALSAAAEWVAGLQGATPLTTRDEASTVGRYYWYTSSKAHDLGYAARPARATVAASLAWLAVSLDLPRWAREGLRLHPEVRAARELVPAPLGAPTGTAGAGTAGAGAAGAGATGAGATGAGAAGAGAEGLSRRPRRSPPAWPRRRR; this comes from the coding sequence GTGAGGATCGCGGTCACCGGTGCCACGGGCATGGTCGGCGGCCAGGTCTCACGCGCGGCCCTCGCTGCCGGTCACGAGGTGCGGGCCGTCACCCGTCCCGATCCGCAGCGCCGCGGGGCCACGCTCCTGGTCGGCGGCCAACCGGTGCCGGCGGTGACCGCGAGCCTCACCGACAGCGAGGCCCTCACCAGGGCCTTGCGGGGCTGTGAGGCCCTGGTCCACTGCGCCGCGGTCTACGCCTTCGGCGCCTCGCGCGCGGGCGAGGTCGAGCAGGTCAACGCCGAGGGCACCCGCGCCGTCCTCGAGGCGGCCGTCGCGGCCGGCGTCTCCCGGGTCGTCGTCACGACCTCGTCGGTCACCTGCGGCTCGAGCCTGCTCCCCCGGACCAGGTCCGAACGCGACCACCTCGGCACCGAACCGGCGCCCCCTTACTACGCCAGCAAGGTCGCCCAGGAGCAGGTGGCCCTGGAGACCGGGCAACGGCTCGGCATACCGGTGGTCCTGGCGCTGCCCACCGTCGTGCTCGGCGGCCCGTTCACCCGCCTCGCGCCGAGCAACGCCATCGTGCTGCGCTACCTGCTCGACCCCACCCGCAGCACCTTCGCCGGCGGCTGCAACGTCGTCGACGCCCGCGACGTCGGCGTCGGCCACGTCGCCCTGCTCGAGCACGGCGTCGCGGGCGAGCGCTACCTGCTCGGCGGCGAAGACGTGAGCTGGCGGATGCTGCACACCCTGGTCTCCGACCTCGCGGGGCTGCCGGGACCGTTTGCCGAGATGCCTGCCGGGAGCGCGTGGGCCCTGTCCGCCGCTGCGGAGTGGGTGGCCGGCTTGCAGGGCGCGACACCGCTGACCACGCGCGACGAGGCATCCACCGTCGGCCGGTACTACTGGTACACCTCGTCCAAGGCCCACGACCTCGGGTATGCCGCGCGGCCGGCTCGCGCCACCGTCGCCGCGTCCCTCGCGTGGCTGGCGGTCAGCCTCGACCTGCCCCGGTGGGCGCGGGAGGGCCTGCGCCTGCACCCCGAGGTGCGCGCCGCGCGGGAGCTCGTGCCCGCTCCGCTGGGTGCGCCGACGGGGACGGCCGGCGCGGGGACGGCCGGCGCGGGCGCGGCCGGCGCGGGCGCGACCGGCGCGGGCGCGACCGGCGCGGGCGCAGCCGGCGCGGGGGCGGAGGGCCTCAGTCGGCGACCTCGACGGTCACCTCCAGCGTGGCCTCGTCGCCGCCGCTGA
- a CDS encoding LytR C-terminal domain-containing protein — MKDVDLTPTQVWRKHRLRQIMLFVTVPGVLLGTASITAAYSAGWMTPPPPKPACTPDVVPAPARGSFTVNVMNATGRHGVAAEVAIGLFKRKFTVGGISNAPDSWYVTQTAVVHHGPDGLDQALLAASQIPGAKLFTDARSGTSVDVVVGLGYQHMVPIPARLKPIPSEVKVNVYNTTYKTGLAKTVADAVAARGFKVKDVSNDPLRTMQLGPAVIRYGEEGDLAAALLQEHVPGAQLVKDGRAGSGVDLVIGNAFTSLTPLADVPPLPPRLPQAIPTVARPCM; from the coding sequence ATGAAGGACGTGGACCTCACGCCCACCCAGGTGTGGCGCAAGCACCGGTTGCGCCAGATCATGCTGTTCGTCACCGTCCCCGGCGTGCTGCTCGGCACGGCCAGCATCACGGCGGCCTACTCGGCCGGCTGGATGACACCGCCGCCGCCGAAGCCCGCCTGCACCCCAGACGTCGTCCCTGCGCCGGCGCGGGGCTCCTTCACCGTCAACGTCATGAACGCCACGGGCCGTCACGGCGTGGCGGCGGAGGTCGCGATAGGCCTGTTCAAGCGCAAGTTCACCGTCGGGGGCATCAGCAACGCGCCTGACTCCTGGTACGTCACCCAGACGGCGGTCGTCCACCACGGCCCGGACGGTCTCGACCAGGCTCTGCTGGCGGCCTCCCAGATCCCGGGGGCCAAGCTGTTCACCGACGCCCGGTCGGGCACCTCCGTCGACGTCGTCGTGGGCCTGGGCTACCAACACATGGTCCCCATCCCGGCACGACTCAAGCCGATCCCGTCCGAGGTCAAGGTCAACGTCTACAACACGACCTACAAGACCGGTCTGGCCAAGACCGTCGCCGATGCCGTCGCGGCCCGGGGGTTCAAGGTCAAGGACGTGTCGAACGACCCGTTGCGGACCATGCAGCTGGGGCCCGCCGTCATCCGCTACGGCGAGGAGGGCGACCTCGCCGCGGCGCTGCTGCAGGAGCACGTCCCTGGCGCCCAGCTGGTCAAGGACGGCCGCGCCGGGTCCGGGGTCGACCTCGTCATCGGCAACGCCTTCACGAGCCTGACTCCGCTTGCCGACGTCCCCCCTCTGCCGCCCCGGCTCCCGCAGGCGATCCCTACTGTCGCGCGTCCCTGCATGTGA
- a CDS encoding MBL fold metallo-hydrolase, whose translation MPDIAPSPGGVRIQRVVTAGTFDRPEGAMTLENNTWVIGNDRECLVIDAGHDGHAIVKSIPREQRVQGVLITHGHFDHLDAVGEVCDGTRAPAYLHPRDRFLWDELYPVTPDGELADGQTLTVGDVELHVLHTPGHTPGSCCFHAPSLGVVFTGDTLFPGGPGATRHDYSDFPTIIESVRERLFSLPAETVVLPGHGDSTVIGAELPHLQEWIDRGW comes from the coding sequence ATGCCGGACATCGCACCTTCGCCGGGCGGCGTGCGCATCCAGCGCGTCGTCACCGCAGGCACCTTCGACCGACCCGAGGGCGCCATGACCCTCGAGAACAACACCTGGGTCATCGGCAACGACCGCGAGTGCCTGGTCATCGACGCCGGGCACGACGGCCACGCCATCGTGAAGTCGATCCCGCGCGAGCAGCGCGTCCAGGGAGTCCTCATCACCCACGGCCACTTCGACCACCTCGACGCGGTCGGTGAGGTCTGCGACGGCACCCGCGCCCCGGCATACCTGCACCCCCGCGACCGGTTCCTCTGGGACGAGCTGTATCCCGTCACCCCGGACGGCGAGCTGGCCGACGGCCAGACGCTGACTGTCGGCGACGTCGAGCTGCACGTGCTGCACACGCCCGGCCACACGCCCGGATCGTGCTGCTTCCACGCCCCCTCCCTCGGCGTCGTCTTCACCGGCGACACGTTGTTCCCCGGGGGCCCCGGAGCGACGCGGCACGACTACAGCGACTTCCCCACGATCATCGAGTCGGTCCGCGAGCGCCTGTTCAGCCTGCCGGCGGAGACGGTGGTCCTGCCCGGGCACGGCGACTCGACCGTCATCGGGGCAGAGCTGCCCCACCTGCAGGAGTGGATCGACCGCGGCTGGTGA
- a CDS encoding DUF2630 family protein: MADDIDIQQHIRGLIDEEHSLRGKLGVGEISVEEENQRLRTLEVELDQCWDLLRQRRAKREFGEDPSGAQVRDAGTVENYRG, encoded by the coding sequence GTGGCCGACGACATCGACATCCAGCAGCACATCCGGGGACTCATCGACGAGGAGCACAGCCTGCGCGGCAAGCTGGGAGTCGGCGAGATCAGCGTCGAGGAGGAGAACCAGCGGCTTCGGACCCTCGAGGTCGAGCTCGACCAGTGCTGGGACCTGCTGCGCCAGAGGCGCGCCAAGCGCGAGTTCGGGGAGGACCCGTCCGGTGCTCAGGTGCGCGACGCCGGCACGGTGGAGAACTACCGGGGCTGA
- a CDS encoding sigma-70 family RNA polymerase sigma factor, with amino-acid sequence MNALTDELSTAAIAGEPGALRSVYDALAPRVAGYLRAHGSADPEALTHDVFLTLYQRMPELTGGAAGLRTFTFSLAHARLVDELRARQRQPVSVPYVPEDDHRASDSAEAVAVRAIGSEQAVALLESLNEGQREVVLLRVVAGLSLEETAATTGRSVGAVKQLQRRGLLALRTTARAHGVTP; translated from the coding sequence GTGAACGCGCTCACCGACGAGCTCAGCACTGCTGCCATTGCGGGTGAACCCGGGGCGCTGCGGTCGGTCTACGACGCGCTGGCGCCCCGGGTCGCCGGGTACCTGCGGGCCCATGGGTCCGCAGACCCGGAGGCCCTCACCCACGACGTGTTCCTCACGTTGTACCAGCGCATGCCGGAGCTCACCGGGGGCGCCGCAGGCCTGCGGACGTTCACGTTCTCCCTGGCGCACGCGCGGTTGGTCGACGAGCTGCGAGCCCGCCAACGGCAACCGGTCAGCGTGCCGTATGTGCCGGAGGACGACCACCGAGCCAGTGACTCCGCGGAGGCTGTCGCCGTTCGTGCGATCGGCTCGGAGCAGGCCGTGGCGCTGCTCGAGTCCCTCAACGAGGGTCAGCGCGAGGTGGTCCTCCTGCGAGTCGTGGCGGGCCTCAGCCTGGAGGAAACGGCAGCCACCACCGGCCGCAGCGTGGGCGCGGTCAAACAGCTCCAGCGTCGCGGTCTCCTGGCCCTGCGCACGACCGCCCGAGCACACGGCGTAACCCCATGA
- a CDS encoding L,D-transpeptidase family protein: protein MTGPLRPRRPRPGYAVRSTALGLAAVAALAACSAAAPAAAPSTRASSATAPTATDLATTTSTTTSSSTTTTAAPKAKPKPATTTHSTPRPRPKPSPALAAKPSPKPQAAPACSVPSGVVASQVVTVRSSGSSATVRACRRTSAGYVLDLGPYYGHVGLNGVSWSKREGDLRTPAGTFPLRGGFGVRANPGLPQGWFRVDSSDVWVDDSRSSLYNTHQRKPVNGRWTSAENLLKTPAYDYAQVIGYNEARTPGRGSAIFFHVDTGRGTAGCVSLPTSALLAVMRWERTGAVMSIG, encoded by the coding sequence ATGACCGGGCCGTTGCGTCCGCGTCGTCCGCGTCCCGGGTATGCCGTGAGGTCCACGGCGCTGGGGCTGGCGGCAGTCGCCGCGCTCGCCGCCTGCTCTGCTGCGGCGCCTGCCGCCGCCCCGTCAACCCGTGCGTCCTCGGCGACAGCGCCGACCGCGACGGACCTGGCCACCACCACCTCGACGACCACCTCGTCCTCGACGACCACCACCGCTGCGCCGAAGGCGAAGCCGAAGCCAGCCACGACAACCCACTCCACACCGCGGCCGCGCCCGAAACCGAGTCCGGCGCTCGCCGCGAAGCCCAGCCCGAAGCCCCAGGCCGCACCGGCCTGCTCGGTCCCCTCGGGAGTTGTCGCCTCGCAGGTCGTGACGGTGAGGTCGTCCGGCTCGAGCGCGACGGTCCGCGCCTGCCGCAGGACGTCCGCCGGCTATGTCCTCGACCTCGGCCCCTACTACGGCCACGTCGGGCTCAACGGCGTGAGCTGGTCCAAGAGGGAGGGTGACCTCAGGACCCCGGCAGGCACCTTCCCCCTGCGCGGTGGCTTCGGCGTGCGCGCCAACCCCGGTCTGCCGCAAGGGTGGTTCAGGGTCGACAGCTCGGACGTCTGGGTCGATGACAGCCGGTCGAGCCTCTACAACACCCACCAGCGCAAGCCGGTGAACGGCCGTTGGACCTCGGCCGAGAACCTCCTCAAGACGCCGGCCTACGACTACGCCCAGGTGATCGGCTACAACGAGGCGCGGACGCCCGGGCGGGGTTCGGCGATCTTCTTCCACGTCGACACGGGCCGGGGCACCGCCGGGTGCGTGTCGCTGCCCACGTCGGCCCTGCTGGCCGTGATGCGCTGGGAGCGCACCGGTGCCGTGATGTCGATCGGCTGA
- a CDS encoding AMP-binding protein: MAPTSTAEPRPSTTAYRQARDTLVALTGQHDRAVAEFRWPEVGERFSWAIDWFDQIARGNATTALWIVEEDGSELKLSFDELATRSDQVAVWLSGLGVAKGDRVLLMLGNQVELWETMLGVFKLGAVIMPTTAALGPADLRDRVERGGARVVVANAADSAKFDEVPGDYLRVCVGEADGWHAYADAYAEQPHPFETVTASTDPLLLYFTSGTTSKPKLVEHTQVSYPVGHLSTMYWIGARPGDVHLAISSPGWAKHAWSCFFAPWIAEATIFVYNYTRFDAGRLLDQIRRAGVTTFCAPPTVWRMLIQADLSGGKGDLRELLAAGEPLNPEVITQVQHAWDLTIRDGYGQTETTLQIGNIAGEPLKPGSMGRPMPGVPVALLDPLTGELADEGEIVLDLSRHPVNLMTGYLGDEERQAEAMAGGYYHTGDVAQRDSDGYITYIGRTDDVFKASDYKVSPFELESVLIEHPAVAEAAVVPAPDPTRLAVPKAYIALAPGWEPDAETAKAILAHARGHLAPYLRVRRIEFFELPKTISGKIRRVELRDREQRAFDGGQSLSQEFRDDQFPDLKA, from the coding sequence ATGGCACCCACCTCGACAGCCGAGCCCCGCCCCAGCACCACGGCATACCGACAGGCGCGTGACACGCTCGTCGCGCTCACCGGACAGCACGACCGCGCCGTCGCCGAGTTCCGCTGGCCGGAGGTGGGGGAGCGCTTCAGCTGGGCGATCGACTGGTTCGACCAGATCGCGCGCGGCAACGCCACGACGGCCTTGTGGATCGTCGAGGAGGACGGCTCCGAGCTCAAGCTGAGCTTCGACGAGCTGGCGACCCGCTCGGACCAGGTCGCCGTCTGGCTGTCGGGGCTCGGGGTGGCCAAGGGGGACCGGGTGCTGCTCATGCTCGGCAACCAGGTCGAGCTGTGGGAGACGATGCTCGGGGTGTTCAAGCTGGGCGCCGTCATCATGCCGACGACCGCCGCGCTCGGTCCGGCCGACCTTCGCGACCGGGTCGAGCGCGGGGGCGCCCGGGTCGTCGTGGCCAACGCCGCGGATTCCGCCAAGTTCGACGAAGTGCCGGGCGACTACCTGCGCGTGTGTGTCGGCGAGGCGGACGGCTGGCACGCCTACGCCGACGCGTATGCCGAGCAGCCCCACCCTTTCGAGACGGTCACCGCGTCCACGGATCCGCTGCTGCTCTACTTCACCTCGGGCACGACCAGCAAGCCGAAACTCGTTGAGCACACCCAGGTTTCGTACCCGGTCGGCCACCTGTCCACGATGTACTGGATCGGGGCCCGGCCGGGTGACGTCCATCTGGCCATCAGCTCGCCCGGCTGGGCCAAGCACGCCTGGTCGTGCTTCTTCGCCCCGTGGATCGCGGAGGCCACGATCTTCGTCTACAACTACACGCGGTTCGACGCGGGCCGGCTGCTGGACCAGATCCGTCGCGCCGGGGTGACGACGTTCTGCGCTCCCCCGACGGTCTGGCGGATGCTCATCCAGGCCGACCTCAGCGGTGGCAAGGGCGACCTGCGGGAGCTGCTCGCGGCCGGCGAACCCCTCAACCCCGAGGTGATCACCCAGGTCCAGCACGCGTGGGACCTGACCATCCGCGACGGGTACGGCCAGACCGAGACCACCCTGCAGATCGGCAACATCGCCGGTGAGCCCCTGAAGCCGGGGTCGATGGGGCGTCCCATGCCCGGGGTGCCGGTCGCGCTCCTCGACCCGCTCACGGGCGAGCTCGCCGACGAGGGGGAGATCGTCCTCGACCTGTCCCGGCACCCGGTCAACCTGATGACCGGCTACCTCGGCGACGAGGAGCGGCAGGCCGAGGCCATGGCCGGCGGCTACTACCACACCGGTGACGTGGCCCAGCGGGACTCGGACGGCTACATCACCTACATCGGCCGGACCGACGACGTGTTCAAGGCGAGCGACTACAAGGTGTCCCCGTTCGAGCTGGAGAGCGTGCTCATCGAGCACCCTGCGGTGGCCGAGGCGGCGGTCGTCCCGGCACCCGACCCGACCCGGCTCGCGGTGCCCAAGGCCTACATCGCCCTCGCGCCCGGCTGGGAGCCCGACGCGGAGACCGCGAAGGCGATCCTCGCGCACGCTCGTGGCCACCTCGCGCCCTACCTGCGCGTGCGGCGCATCGAGTTCTTCGAGCTGCCCAAGACGATCTCGGGCAAGATCCGCCGGGTCGAGCTGCGCGACCGGGAGCAGCGCGCCTTCGACGGGGGCCAGTCCCTGTCGCAGGAGTTCCGCGACGACCAGTTCCCCGACCTCAAGGCGTGA
- a CDS encoding M15 family metallopeptidase has protein sequence MTSRSLYAVPLLCAVLASACGGGQPDSPAKGGPGAGAASASATSTSATSAPTSPTPSTTPSASASPTSRATPSASVTPTPATRHTSAAGTSSSATSLAPVASAGAEPTVRFPKNDPAVGSGANATIGRVPDGVWKAMVGYSWTSGCPVGRSQLRYVRVNFWGFDGKRSRGSVVVNASIAGAAAAALSQLYDLRFRIRQMRPMDSSWGRNPKGPGANDYAAMAADNTSAFNCRYVGGQEASKVYSKHAYGTAIDVNDFENPYVADNGTVYPDRYWLSRRGPAPGVFSSSGSAAVRAFTSQGLRWGGLWGPPDYQHFDR, from the coding sequence ATGACGTCCCGCTCCCTGTATGCCGTGCCTCTGCTGTGTGCCGTCCTCGCCTCCGCGTGTGGTGGCGGACAGCCCGACTCCCCGGCCAAGGGAGGCCCCGGGGCCGGCGCCGCGTCTGCCTCGGCGACATCGACGTCTGCCACCTCCGCGCCGACGAGCCCGACACCCAGCACCACCCCGAGCGCCAGCGCGAGCCCGACCAGCCGCGCCACGCCCTCGGCGTCGGTCACGCCCACGCCGGCCACGCGGCATACGAGCGCTGCCGGGACATCATCGTCGGCCACCAGCCTGGCCCCGGTCGCCAGCGCCGGCGCCGAGCCGACGGTGCGGTTCCCCAAGAACGATCCGGCGGTCGGGTCCGGCGCCAACGCCACGATCGGGCGGGTGCCGGACGGTGTCTGGAAGGCGATGGTGGGCTACTCGTGGACCAGCGGCTGCCCGGTGGGCCGCTCGCAGCTGAGGTACGTGCGCGTCAACTTCTGGGGCTTCGACGGCAAGCGGTCCCGCGGATCGGTCGTCGTCAACGCCTCGATCGCCGGCGCGGCGGCTGCGGCCCTCTCCCAGCTCTACGACCTGCGGTTCCGCATCCGGCAGATGAGGCCGATGGACTCGTCCTGGGGCAGGAACCCCAAGGGGCCGGGCGCCAACGACTACGCGGCGATGGCGGCGGACAACACCTCCGCGTTCAACTGCCGCTACGTCGGCGGCCAGGAGGCCAGCAAGGTCTACAGCAAGCACGCCTACGGCACGGCGATCGACGTCAACGACTTCGAGAACCCGTACGTCGCCGACAACGGGACGGTGTACCCGGACCGCTACTGGCTGAGCAGGCGTGGGCCGGCGCCGGGCGTGTTCTCCTCCAGCGGGAGCGCCGCGGTGCGGGCGTTCACGAGCCAGGGCCTGCGCTGGGGTGGCCTGTGGGGACCTCCCGACTACCAGCACTTCGACCGATGA
- a CDS encoding DUF362 domain-containing protein, whose translation MAPGVVPSRDPLACVVVRGVDADALASAASRLTSPWQGAAVVLVRLCQPTPASAAVVHAVVDLLHEAGCQPVAVGSSLHAYDRDRGHHSVAELARLAGLLGRTPRGRSYEVVDLGAELVPAPVPEASVLSGHQVSRRWAEAGSRVVVGRAVTDLVHGYAACLATLSGAAPEVAGADPADVATDLLRHLPPTLAVVDALSASVGPDGARLPKTIDSRALVVATEVLAADSACAALLGLDRSASGLVQRAILDHGTPDGRTDGLLAPLDGAHAAHPLARAAARSVAAEPRLARVLSAAIGGPDEGATSADPVLASVRGVVTPLVGAADDPVGHLPLATFLGSVATLRQGALAWATGVDKATVDRREVPLGFDPAAYPDEAFDGLPAWVEPFGALLEGVAENADGMRWRLVDGATVFEVGREIRADFDEFVARVDVAVGISLMADYVGGRRVVLPGPTGASGTPAGPGRTTSARQAERNLYLPQPNYLAAWGGEPIDVCKLELVERSADRHQLTWRTVHSPNGSAEFDDGSLTFSRKPSGTLAVVRGRQLFALPAAWAGVDLAALPELRNPLLEEAYRRFFTTTFDNLEACFEGREFRIGRPPMDPTEPLLTQSLELLLGAFSQWIGDPADPRGPASATQDQVDAHGFRHVRGQR comes from the coding sequence GTGGCACCAGGGGTCGTGCCGAGCCGGGATCCGCTGGCCTGCGTCGTGGTCAGGGGCGTGGATGCCGATGCCCTCGCCTCGGCCGCCAGCCGGCTGACGTCGCCGTGGCAGGGAGCAGCGGTCGTGCTGGTGCGTCTGTGCCAGCCGACGCCCGCGAGCGCCGCGGTCGTCCATGCCGTGGTCGACCTCCTGCACGAGGCGGGCTGCCAACCTGTGGCCGTCGGCTCGAGCCTGCACGCCTACGACAGGGACCGAGGTCACCACTCGGTCGCGGAGCTGGCGCGTCTGGCCGGCCTGCTCGGGCGCACTCCCCGCGGCCGGTCCTACGAGGTGGTCGACCTCGGCGCCGAGCTCGTGCCCGCGCCGGTGCCGGAGGCCAGCGTGCTGTCGGGCCACCAGGTCTCGCGACGGTGGGCCGAGGCGGGGTCGCGGGTGGTCGTCGGCCGCGCCGTCACCGACCTCGTGCACGGGTATGCCGCGTGCCTGGCGACGCTGTCGGGCGCGGCACCGGAGGTGGCCGGAGCGGACCCCGCCGACGTCGCCACCGACCTGCTGCGACACCTCCCACCCACGCTCGCGGTGGTGGACGCGCTCTCGGCCAGCGTCGGGCCGGACGGCGCCCGCCTCCCCAAGACCATCGACAGCCGGGCGCTCGTCGTCGCGACCGAGGTCCTCGCCGCAGACAGCGCGTGCGCCGCCCTGCTGGGACTGGACCGCTCCGCGTCAGGCCTGGTGCAGCGGGCGATCCTGGACCACGGCACGCCCGATGGCCGCACTGACGGACTGCTGGCGCCGCTGGACGGCGCCCACGCGGCCCACCCCCTGGCCCGGGCGGCCGCGCGGTCGGTGGCGGCCGAGCCACGACTTGCACGGGTCCTCAGCGCCGCCATCGGAGGTCCCGACGAGGGGGCCACGTCCGCTGACCCGGTGCTGGCCAGCGTCCGAGGGGTGGTGACGCCGCTCGTCGGGGCCGCGGACGACCCGGTCGGGCACCTGCCCCTCGCGACCTTCCTGGGGAGCGTCGCCACCCTCCGGCAAGGGGCGCTCGCCTGGGCGACGGGGGTGGACAAGGCGACCGTCGACCGACGGGAGGTGCCGCTGGGTTTCGACCCCGCGGCATACCCGGACGAGGCCTTCGACGGGCTCCCGGCCTGGGTGGAGCCCTTCGGGGCGCTCCTGGAGGGGGTGGCCGAGAACGCCGACGGCATGCGCTGGCGACTCGTCGACGGCGCCACGGTCTTCGAGGTGGGTCGGGAGATCCGTGCCGACTTCGACGAGTTCGTCGCCCGCGTGGACGTGGCCGTCGGCATCAGCCTGATGGCCGACTACGTTGGCGGTCGGCGGGTGGTCCTGCCCGGTCCCACCGGCGCGTCCGGGACGCCGGCTGGACCCGGCAGGACCACCAGCGCCCGTCAGGCCGAGCGCAACCTCTACCTCCCGCAGCCCAACTACCTGGCCGCCTGGGGCGGCGAACCGATCGACGTCTGCAAGCTCGAGCTCGTCGAGCGCAGCGCCGACCGGCACCAGCTCACCTGGCGAACCGTCCACAGCCCCAACGGTTCTGCCGAGTTCGACGATGGCAGCCTGACCTTCAGCCGCAAACCGTCGGGCACCCTCGCGGTCGTGCGTGGCCGACAGCTGTTCGCCCTCCCCGCGGCCTGGGCCGGGGTGGACCTGGCGGCGCTCCCCGAGCTGCGCAACCCGCTCCTCGAGGAGGCCTACCGCCGCTTCTTCACGACCACCTTCGACAACCTGGAAGCCTGTTTCGAGGGACGCGAGTTCCGCATCGGGCGGCCGCCGATGGATCCCACCGAACCGCTGCTGACCCAGTCACTCGAGCTCCTGCTCGGTGCGTTCAGCCAGTGGATCGGTGATCCCGCCGACCCGCGTGGGCCGGCCTCGGCGACGCAGGACCAGGTCGACGCCCACGGCTTCCGGCACGTCAGGGGGCAGCGGTGA